In the genome of Globicephala melas chromosome 3, mGloMel1.2, whole genome shotgun sequence, one region contains:
- the S100Z gene encoding LOW QUALITY PROTEIN: protein S100-Z (The sequence of the model RefSeq protein was modified relative to this genomic sequence to represent the inferred CDS: substituted 1 base at 1 genomic stop codon) yields MPDDGSSWMTELVNTAGGAGLEIVMDTMIRIFRYSCKEGNRFKINKGELKMLLQRHLTEFFSCQKDPELVDKIMXDLDASKDNKVDFNEFVVTVAALTIACNDYFVEQLKKKGKTSSNLI; encoded by the exons ATGCCGGATGATGGGAGCAGCTGGATGACAGAGCTGGTCAATACAGCAGGAGGAGCAGGT TTGGAGATTGTCATGGACACCATGATTAGAATCTTCCGCTACTCCTGCAAGGAGGGGAACAGGTTCAAGATCAACAAGGGGGAGCTGAAAATGCTCCTGCAGCGACACCTCACAGAATTCTTCTCG tGTCAAAAGGATCCTGAGTTGGTTGATAAGATAATGTAGGACCTGGATGCCAGTAAGGACAACAAAGTGGATTTTAATGAATTCGTGGTCACTGTGGCAGCTCTGACCATTGCTTGTAATGATTACTTTGTAGAACaattgaagaagaaaggaaagacaagTAGTAATTTAATCTAA